The sequence below is a genomic window from Acidimicrobiia bacterium.
GACCGCTGGTTAGTGCTCTCCTCTGGATCGCCGACCTTCAGATGCCGGGCAAGGGAATCACAGCCGCTCCGACCGTGACGGAAGACGAACTTCGCCGTTTGGCGATCCGGGCGGCGCACGAGGGCGAAATTACCCCCGACGATGTGGATCTGATTGAACGAGCTTTTCGATTGGGAGATCGGAGGGCCGACGACATCATGGTTCCCAGACCTGACATCGTCTCGGTATCCTCCGACACCCCGGTGGACGAGGCGCTTGAGGTGTTGCTCGACTCGGGCCATCGGCGTCTACCGGTGTTCGACGTGTCGGAGGATGACATTGGTGCATTCGTGAAGCTGGCCGATCTGATCCGGGTTCCGTCCGATCGACGACCGGAGGTGACCGTCGGATCGATCGCCACCCAATGCCTGGTGGTACCGGCGTCCAATCGGGTTACCGAGCTGCTCGCGGGTATGCGGTCATCGGGCATTCACCTCGCAATCATCGTTGACGAATTTGGTGGCACAGACGGATTGGTAACGGTCGAGGACATCACGGAGGAGCTCATTGGCTCTCTGACTGGTGAAGAGCCCATCGTTCCGATCGGGCCCCACGCCTGGTCATTCGATGCCATGGTTCCGATCCAGGACCTAGCCGACTTGATCGGCGCCGAAGTTCTGGAGCAGGACGTCAATACCGTCGCCGGACTCGCCATGAAGCTGGCCGGCCAGATCCCAGCTATCGGGGACGAAGTCACATTCGGGAATTACGTGATCCGCGTCACAGGTCTGCGCAGGCGCCGAATTACCCGTGTCGAGATCAAGCGAGTCTCGGACCGGGGTTAGGGTCGGAGGACGGACGATCGAAGTGGGCTACCCGGCCGATTCTGCACCCGATCCGAACGGGGCGCCGACCGACTTCTGTACTACCGGAGGTCGATGATTTGCGGCGGATGACCGACGGACGCCAAGAAGCTCACGAGATCGTGCGGCGAGATGGCCGTGGTCTGATGATTGACCAACGGGTGGAAGTTCAATACTGATTCCGTCATCATCTTTTCGTCGAGGACCACCTCGACATCAGCCTTTACATCGTTGACGGCGGCAAACGGCGTGACCGCGCCGGGGCTAACGCCGAGGTAGGTCATCAAACGATCGGGGCTTCCAAACGAGACCCGGCCGGCGCCGATACGGGCGCCGAGGTCTTTGAGGTCGAGTTCTCGATCCTCAGGGCACACGACCAGCCACATCTTTCCCTTCTTGTTCCTCAAGAAGAGGTTCTTGCAGTGCCCGCCTGGCAACTCGCCCCGGAGGGCCTTTGAGTCCTCAACGGTGAAGAGTGGAGGATGCTCGAAGGTAGTTGTGCTGATATCGAGGGCCATCAGGTAGGCGAGCAAGTCTGGTGGCGTCATCGGACGTTGAAGTTCGGTAGTCATTCGCCACGGACTCTACTCTTGCCAGAGAGGGCATGAATGCACCGATCTCACCCGGCGGTGTCCCTCGATGCGGGTGTTTCTCTAGAACTCAATAACCGTCGTTCCGATTTGTGCGAACGTGCCCATCGCAGCCAGTTCCGCAGGGGCGTCGGCCAGGGCGATGGTTTTGCCGACCAGAGCGCCAGGGTCAACCTTTCCCGATGCTATGAGTTCAAAAATCTCCGGATAGCGGCTGGCCGGCATCCCGTGGCTGCCCAGGATCTCGAGCTCCAGGGAAATGACGCGGCTCATGGGAATTGGCAAATTCACACCCTCATCGATGACCAGTCCAATCTGGACATGCCGCCCCCGTTTGGCAAGGCAGCGAATGGAGTTCTGAGCGGTAACCGCCGCTCCAAGGGCATCAATGGAGATGTTGGCTCCCCCGCCCGTGATGGACCGGATCACATTCACCGGTTTGTCTCGGTTTCCGTTCACGACGGCGTCGGCGCCCAGGGCCGTCGCCAACTCAAGCTTGGCGTCGTCCAGGTCAACCGCCACCACGTTCGCACCCATGGCCTTGGCAATCTGGACCGCCGACAGGCCGACCCCGCCTGCCCCGTGCACTGCCACCCATTCGCCAGGTCGGACCCTGGCACGTTCGACGAGCCCTTGATACGCGGTCATGAAGCGACAGCCGAGAGCTGCCGCAGCGGTGAACTCGATGCTGTCGGGCAGCCGGACAACGTTGAAATCCGCTCCGGGAACCGCCACCACTTCGGCCATCGAACCCCAACCCGAGAAACCTGGTTGATATTCGTTGTCGCAGATATTTCCGTAACCCGATGTGCAAGGCCCACAAGTCCCGCACCCGCAAGAAAACGGGACCACCACGCGGTCTCCAGCGTTCCAAAGCGTGACCGCCGAACCAACCTCGCTGATGACCCCCGCCATCTCGTGGCCGGGAACGTGCGGCAAAGCGACGGTTGGATCATGGCCCATCCAGGCGTGCCAGTCACTTCGACAAACACCATTGGCGCGCACCTCGATCAGCACCCCGTCAGGTGCAACGACCGGTGGGGCGACCGACTCGACGGCCATGGATCCTCGGAACTCGCGATATACGACTGCCTGCATCATGTGTCGACCAACCATAATGCCGACTGCCTGACTCTGACCCCAGCTGCGGTTAGATTCGAGAAGATGCATATCGATCTTGACTTCGTCCGATCGCAATTCCCGGTCTTCGACTCGGCAACCAACTCTGATGCCTTCTTCGAGAATGCCGGCGGCTCCTACGCATGCCGCCAAACCATCGACGCGCTCACCACCTACTACACCCACACCAAAGTGCAGCCGTATGCCGAATATGCCGCTTCGGCCGCCGCCGGTGCCACCATGGACCTCTCTCGCCGGCGGTGGGCCGCTGCACTAGGCGTCGACGCCTCCGAGGTTCAGTTCGGCCCTTCGACTTCGATGAACACCTACGTCCTCGCCAACGCGTTTCGGGCGGTGCTCTCCCCCGGCGATGAAGTCATCGTCACAAATCAAGACCACGAGGCCAACACCGGGGCTATCCGACGAGCAGCCGAAGCCGCCGGAGCCACCCTCCTGGAATGGCGGACCGACCCGGCAAATGGTCTGCTCGACATCTCCGGCCTTGCGAACCTGCTGACCGACAACACCAGACTCGTGACGTTCCCACACTGCTCGAATATCGTCGGCCAAGAGAACGATGTTAAGGCGGTGACCGCCATGATCCACGAGGCCGGCGCCAGGGCCATCGTCGACGGGGTGTCATATGCGCCACACGGGTTTCCTGATCTCTCCGATCTTGATCCGG
It includes:
- a CDS encoding aminotransferase class V-fold PLP-dependent enzyme, which translates into the protein MHIDLDFVRSQFPVFDSATNSDAFFENAGGSYACRQTIDALTTYYTHTKVQPYAEYAASAAAGATMDLSRRRWAAALGVDASEVQFGPSTSMNTYVLANAFRAVLSPGDEVIVTNQDHEANTGAIRRAAEAAGATLLEWRTDPANGLLDISGLANLLTDNTRLVTFPHCSNIVGQENDVKAVTAMIHEAGARAIVDGVSYAPHGFPDLSDLDPDVYLFSLYKTYSVHQGLMVVRRGLIDDLPNQGHFFNDELANKRLTPAGPDHAQEAAAGAVLDYVEAFARHHDIEGATLRATAAAVLDLWQAAENRLSGPVLSWLDAHPRVRLIGPPEPVGRLHRAPTIAFSPTDRTPQEVATDLVASGIQISAGHYYGYRVLEGVGLDPNRGVVRASFVHYTSPSDTEALIDALDSALR
- a CDS encoding zinc-dependent alcohol dehydrogenase family protein, whose amino-acid sequence is MQAVVYREFRGSMAVESVAPPVVAPDGVLIEVRANGVCRSDWHAWMGHDPTVALPHVPGHEMAGVISEVGSAVTLWNAGDRVVVPFSCGCGTCGPCTSGYGNICDNEYQPGFSGWGSMAEVVAVPGADFNVVRLPDSIEFTAAAALGCRFMTAYQGLVERARVRPGEWVAVHGAGGVGLSAVQIAKAMGANVVAVDLDDAKLELATALGADAVVNGNRDKPVNVIRSITGGGANISIDALGAAVTAQNSIRCLAKRGRHVQIGLVIDEGVNLPIPMSRVISLELEILGSHGMPASRYPEIFELIASGKVDPGALVGKTIALADAPAELAAMGTFAQIGTTVIEF
- a CDS encoding prolyl-tRNA synthetase associated domain-containing protein, which gives rise to MTTELQRPMTPPDLLAYLMALDISTTTFEHPPLFTVEDSKALRGELPGGHCKNLFLRNKKGKMWLVVCPEDRELDLKDLGARIGAGRVSFGSPDRLMTYLGVSPGAVTPFAAVNDVKADVEVVLDEKMMTESVLNFHPLVNHQTTAISPHDLVSFLASVGHPPQIIDLR
- a CDS encoding HlyC/CorC family transporter produces the protein MDISADLGLVIGLGVAFISSIFLSAAETALLRISPIRALTLEAAHGASGRRLARLVSRLPNVLNAVLLWALLAQITAATLAAVIADRWFGSLAVSLASVGLTVLLFIYGEAIPKTYAVRHPDRVGLVIALPVQWLELSLRPLVSALLWIADLQMPGKGITAAPTVTEDELRRLAIRAAHEGEITPDDVDLIERAFRLGDRRADDIMVPRPDIVSVSSDTPVDEALEVLLDSGHRRLPVFDVSEDDIGAFVKLADLIRVPSDRRPEVTVGSIATQCLVVPASNRVTELLAGMRSSGIHLAIIVDEFGGTDGLVTVEDITEELIGSLTGEEPIVPIGPHAWSFDAMVPIQDLADLIGAEVLEQDVNTVAGLAMKLAGQIPAIGDEVTFGNYVIRVTGLRRRRITRVEIKRVSDRG